One window from the genome of Pseudomonas fluorescens encodes:
- a CDS encoding CapA family protein — MTSNATILIGGDCGPTHGPKDGFPVEGYTELVLPTLASADMRFINCMRTYSDRTVRADHAPQVGQPVEMAAIFTNGRFDAVTLANNHSYDSGPDALVDTRDFFVSRGIQVTGAGRDLEEARCPAIIEHDGIKVGYMGYTSLGPAGSEAGPQKPGVSSIKVDTSYETRGPHQPVRIRTEPDSSDLANLIEDIKKLKGEVDVVILAFHSGVIRLPRVISDYQVTVAHAAIDAGADMVVCHAPHIPKAIEMYKGKAIFYSLGVFAMTKSFPAPSWNEPAWSHGAVRNHADLDPEYPFMPYGKACTLSLLAKAVATKNGIQKVSFLPMVMDARYRPEVLNHDDPRFHEVLSYLEWASEDMPHRFSVEGNEIIVSE, encoded by the coding sequence ATGACATCGAACGCCACCATATTGATCGGCGGGGACTGCGGACCCACGCATGGACCGAAAGACGGCTTCCCGGTGGAGGGATACACAGAGCTCGTCCTGCCGACCCTTGCCTCGGCCGATATGCGCTTCATCAACTGCATGCGCACCTACTCGGACCGCACCGTGCGCGCAGATCATGCCCCACAAGTCGGTCAGCCCGTTGAAATGGCTGCTATTTTCACCAATGGCAGGTTCGATGCGGTGACCCTGGCAAACAATCACAGCTACGACAGCGGCCCGGATGCCCTCGTGGATACCCGGGACTTCTTTGTCTCGCGCGGCATCCAGGTGACAGGCGCAGGTCGGGATCTGGAAGAAGCACGATGTCCAGCAATCATTGAACACGACGGGATCAAGGTCGGTTATATGGGCTATACCTCGCTCGGTCCTGCCGGCAGTGAGGCAGGCCCGCAAAAACCTGGCGTGTCCAGTATCAAGGTCGATACCTCCTATGAAACACGTGGTCCCCACCAGCCCGTTCGCATTCGCACGGAACCCGATTCCAGCGACCTGGCGAACCTGATCGAGGACATCAAGAAGCTGAAAGGTGAGGTAGACGTCGTTATCCTGGCTTTTCATTCCGGCGTCATCCGGCTGCCACGCGTGATCTCCGATTACCAGGTGACCGTAGCCCATGCTGCCATTGATGCCGGTGCAGATATGGTGGTGTGTCACGCACCGCATATTCCCAAAGCGATCGAGATGTATAAGGGCAAAGCCATCTTCTACAGTCTCGGCGTGTTCGCAATGACCAAGTCGTTTCCCGCGCCTTCATGGAACGAACCCGCCTGGTCCCACGGTGCGGTTCGCAATCACGCGGACCTCGACCCCGAATACCCTTTCATGCCCTACGGCAAGGCCTGTACCTTGAGCTTGCTCGCCAAAGCAGTGGCGACCAAAAACGGTATACAAAAAGTTTCGTTCCTTCCGATGGTCATGGACGCACGGTATCGGCCTGAAGTGCTGAATCACGACGATCCTCGATTCCATGAAGTGCTTTCCTACTTGGAATGGGCCTCCGAAGACATGCCACATCGATTTAGCGTTGAAGGCAATGAAATCATCGTATCGGAGTAA
- a CDS encoding SDR family NAD(P)-dependent oxidoreductase: MAGSLDQTQGYTPAGRLAGKVAVVIGAGQSPGEGMGNGRAAAIRFAREGAHVLAVDRQIESAEETAAMIIQEGGSAAAFSADVTREHELALAMQMAKKRWGALDVLHNNVGVSLAGGDADLMDITEDQFDNICRINLRGTVFACKHAVALMREQGGGVIVNVSSAAALGKYPYVTYKATKAGVIAFTEQLALQNAPYGIRANCILPGLISTPMAVEARIQAWNQTREQVSAERNAKVPLGRQGTAWDVANAALFLASDEANFITGISLAVDGGRLLNRI, encoded by the coding sequence ATGGCAGGCTCACTGGATCAAACGCAGGGGTACACACCGGCAGGGCGGCTTGCCGGGAAAGTTGCTGTTGTTATTGGTGCTGGACAAAGCCCGGGCGAAGGCATGGGTAACGGTCGAGCGGCGGCCATTCGATTTGCACGTGAAGGGGCGCACGTTCTGGCCGTTGATCGGCAAATCGAGTCCGCTGAGGAAACTGCGGCGATGATCATTCAGGAGGGCGGTTCCGCTGCAGCATTTTCTGCGGATGTGACCCGGGAACATGAGTTGGCCCTTGCCATGCAGATGGCAAAAAAACGTTGGGGGGCCCTGGATGTCCTGCACAACAATGTGGGGGTCAGCCTCGCCGGTGGTGACGCCGACTTGATGGACATCACCGAAGATCAGTTCGATAACATTTGCCGTATCAATCTTCGCGGTACCGTCTTTGCCTGTAAGCACGCAGTAGCACTCATGCGCGAACAAGGGGGCGGGGTTATCGTCAATGTGTCATCCGCGGCGGCATTGGGTAAGTATCCCTACGTTACCTACAAGGCTACAAAAGCGGGTGTCATTGCTTTCACCGAGCAGTTGGCGCTTCAAAATGCTCCTTATGGGATCAGGGCAAACTGCATCCTGCCAGGCTTGATCTCGACGCCGATGGCGGTTGAGGCGCGTATTCAAGCGTGGAACCAGACGCGTGAGCAGGTCAGCGCGGAGCGCAACGCCAAAGTGCCGCTCGGCCGCCAGGGAACCGCTTGGGATGTTGCGAATGCGGCCCTGTTTCTTGCGTCCGATGAAGCCAATTTCATCACTGGTATCTCATTGGCGGTGGACGGCGGCCGGCTGCTCAATCGTATTTAA
- a CDS encoding SDR family oxidoreductase, whose amino-acid sequence MDLKINGKVAVITAASAGLGKNIAHALAAEGVHVVLFARSADKLAALAQEITAKHGVRAVAIAGDMRVAADVKRLADTVNATFNGTDILVLNTGRAPNPLRATLDETEEERWQEAYQNQLWGTIQVAKEMVPQMLKKQWGRVIAITSASVKQPMPHHSLSTVFRAGVTAYMKHLANEVGSCGITVNCVAPALIDTSHRTGTAAYTPEQAEARRKLTPLGRMGEQDEVCGVVAFLASTQAGFITGSSISVDGGMIGSLL is encoded by the coding sequence ATGGACCTGAAGATCAACGGAAAAGTGGCAGTCATAACCGCCGCCAGCGCAGGTTTAGGCAAGAACATTGCTCACGCACTGGCGGCCGAGGGCGTTCACGTGGTGCTGTTTGCACGCTCGGCGGACAAACTGGCCGCCCTCGCCCAGGAAATAACGGCAAAGCACGGCGTGCGTGCAGTCGCCATTGCCGGCGACATGCGCGTCGCCGCTGACGTAAAGCGCCTCGCCGACACGGTGAACGCTACATTCAACGGCACCGACATCCTCGTCCTGAACACGGGACGAGCCCCCAATCCGCTGCGGGCGACGCTCGACGAAACTGAAGAGGAACGGTGGCAAGAGGCCTATCAAAATCAACTCTGGGGAACCATCCAGGTAGCCAAGGAAATGGTTCCTCAGATGCTCAAGAAGCAATGGGGTCGCGTCATCGCCATTACCTCGGCATCAGTAAAGCAACCCATGCCGCACCATAGCCTTTCAACCGTTTTTCGCGCCGGCGTTACCGCGTACATGAAACATCTCGCGAACGAAGTGGGCTCTTGCGGCATCACTGTCAATTGCGTAGCACCGGCGTTGATCGACACATCGCACCGCACCGGCACCGCCGCGTACACCCCGGAGCAGGCAGAGGCGCGCCGCAAACTTACGCCGCTCGGCCGCATGGGGGAGCAAGACGAGGTCTGTGGCGTGGTCGCGTTTCTCGCATCCACACAGGCGGGTTTCATCACTGGATCGAGCATCAGCGTTGATGGCGGCATGATCGGTTCATTGCTTTAG